The segment TACTACTCGATTGACCAAGCCCATATCCAGTGCCTCATAGGCAGTGTATTGTTCGCAGAGGTACCAAATTTCGCGTGCCTTTTTCTGACCTACATTTCTAGCCAAAAAACTAGAACCAAAACCAGCATCAAAGCTACCTACCTTAGGTCCAGTCTGTCCGAAAATGGCATTATCGGAAGCTATACTGAGGTCGCAGACGACATGTAATACATGTCCACCACCTATGGCATACCCATTGACCATAGCTATGACTGGCTTAGGCATAGAGCGAATTTTTTTATGTATATCTAATACGTTTAATCTAGGTACACCATCTTTACCCACATATCCACCGATACCTTTGACTTGCTGGTCGCCCCCGCTACAAAATGCCTTTTTGCCAGCACCCGTCAGCACTACAATATTGATATTCGTATCTTCACGACAGATATCAAGTGCATCTAAAATGTCGAAATTGGTTTCTGGTCGGAAAGCATTATGTCTTTCTGGTCTATTGATGGTGATTTTTCCTATGCCATCATAGAACTCAAATAAAATGTCTTCGTATTTTTTAATTTCTTGCCACTTTACTTTTTGTAACATATCTTATTTATTATTTGTAACTTATCAAATTTGCTTGCTTTTCTAGAACATTCTCAATGTATTTTTTAAATTCTGCATATTCGGCTACTGTGATAGTTTGAAGTGAGGTATTATGCTCTAATTTGATATTTAGTTGATTTGGTTTTTCTAAAGTGTATTTAATTTTAAATGAATGCTCTTTAAAGGAATGTTCACTGTCTTTTGGTAATTCAAGAAACTTTTCTTCTGGGGCTATCTCGATATTTACATCAGATTGATACTTACTAAAAACTTCGAATTGTGAATATACAAGGTTATGTTTTCTTTCTTCTGTACTTACTAATGCCATAGAGTATGGCTTATAGATTATTGGGGTTTCTAATAGTTTCATTCCTCCAATTGATTTTGGCTTTTCAGATGTTTCAAAATTTATAGTGATAACCGACTTATTATTTATGCTATCAAAGTGTTCTTTTTTATAACCAATAAGTTTTAGAGGTTTATTATAAGCAGTGCTAAATGCCTCTTCTATGGTTTTCTTAATTAAATCTTCACTTAGTCCACTATAAAATAATTTTTTGTAATAACCACTATTACCTGTAGTAGTAATATTCAGACTCAGAGTCGTAGATTTAGGATTGATTTTATAGTTATATTTGACTTGAACAGACTCGTTTTCAAAGTTTTGTTTAACTCTAATTAATTGTGATTTTTCATTAGCCTCTTTATCGGGGTAAATTACTAATGCAAGAGCATTTTCAATATTTAAGTTATAGGTTAAAAAACCAGCATCTTTATCAGTCATTTCTAGAAAATTGTCTTTCCCATTCAATTTAATTTTTACAATCATATGGTCAAAAGCAATTTCAGGCAATTTTAAATACTCAGTGCCATTTCTGCTGGTAAGGGTTAATACAGTCGAAGCATCTAAGCCTGCTTTTCGCGCCATAGCGACAAAAAGCGTCGATAAATCTTTACAATCGCCGAGCCTCGTACGTACTGTCTTTGATGGCTTTTGAGGTGTGAATCCAGATTGCCTAAAATTTACATAGCTATAGTTCAAATTGTCACAGATATAATAGTAGATTTTATGAGCCCTGGTTTTTTCATCATATTTATCTGCCCCATTAGGAAATATGCTATTATAAGCATCCAGAGCTTCATCCTCCAGTTTTGTATTGTTTCTAACTAGATCGTAATACCAAGTGGCTATTTCTCCCCAGTTTTTAATCGTAGATAAAGCGATACAATGGACTCTATCAAAATATGATGGGCATAGTACTTCTGGGTTATCTAGTTCATCTAGATTTGTCGCTTCCCATTTTTGAAAGTTTTTATTATTAAACTTAGTTAGTGACATTTTAGAAGTTCCATTTATTTCATGAAAGTTAAACTTGACACTATCTGGATATAAGATGCCAAACCGGCTAATATTGCATGGGTATTCGCTTTTAAAATAATTCCATTTATTAAAATCTTTATAAAATCTGCCAGTATTATTGGTATAGTTCTTAAAATCTAAAAGAATAACGTCTCCAATATCGAGATTAGTCGATACAAAGGTATAACCGTTATTCTCGATTGGAATTATTTTACCACTAGGTTTAATAATTTCACTCCTTACATAATCATGTCCACCATTAGCATTAATTTCCTTTAATTTTTCTATGCCCTCTTTTCCTGTTATTTCATAGATCATAAAGCTTTTTGATTCCGTAATATAGCTATCGAACACATTCTCTATATATTCATCTAACAATATGCGAACCCCTTTATTAGATTGGGTATTTTTACCTCTACTAGCACTTATGAATTGATAAATATCTTGAGTCCTAAGCTTTTCTAATTCACTTTTATATCCTATAAAGTCATGGTATTTTTCATGTAAAGAGTAGTCATTGGGATTGCTTAGCATAGCTTTTCTATACCAAAAAATAGCTGAATCTTTTTTCTTCAGTTGTTTGTATATATCTCCCTTAGTCTCCATGGCAGAAAGAGAGTATGGGAAATTTGCCGAAATACTATCCGTTAGTGATAGAGCCTCTTGGTAGGCATTTTTATCAATTAAAAAATCGATAAGATTTTGAATGGTATAATTGTCGTAAGGCATCTTACGCATTTGAGAATAATGAATATGTTTTATGGAGTCATATAGCTTTGCATCTTCCAGTTCTTCTATTATCTGATGCAGTGCACTGCTATTTTCATATTTGGAATAAAGGTCATAAAGGATTCCAAGATATTTATCTTCCTGATTGTCAATAGTTTTGTAAAACTCAGCAATAGACAATATTGTTGAATGTCCGAAATCTGCTCTTCGCAGTAAGTCTTCAGCATTCTTTGTTATTGAAGACTTATCATTTTCTTCTATTGAAGCTAATAGCTTATATAATGGAGGATATATTGAATCTACCTTTAGACTCCTTTTGGCTTTTTTTTCTATTTCTTCTTTTGTCAAATCTAGGTAAAAATCAATACTTTGAAAGTCCTGTATAAAATTTGCGAAATAGAATGAATCTTCAGTTTCCATCTTTTTTTGCAGCTCTTCTACACGTTCATCCTGGTCGGTGCTATTAAAATAGTCCTTCTTTAACATTGCTATCATAGAGCTATTAGGGTATATTGTATCAAAATAAGATATTTGTTTCCAAAGCTCTCTCATTTTACCATTTTGCTGATATGAGATAGCAAGAAGATATTGATGTAATAAAAAATTGGAACTATTTTTAGGTGTAGTTTTGAAAAAACGGTAATATTCCGGATCAATTTTAGAAACTTCTACTTTCGTTTTTTCATAGTCTTTGTGGGAGTCATGATATACTAGTCCATCGACTTTTGTGTCATCAACATTGGTAAAGTTACAGTAAAAATAATTATCAAGACCATGCTTGACGGTATATTTTAGTAATAGTCTATTGTAGCCTTTTTTTAATTGAAGTCGCAATATATTAGAGTTTGGAAAATTTGGCTGAGCCTCATCATCTAGATATATCTCGGAATCGTTTAGAAAAAGTTTGAGGCTATTTTGATAACCAAAGTTAAGATTTACTAGCTTATCAGTTGGGGACTCAATGAATATTTGTGCATACACAATCCCTTGAGAGAGACTCGTTTCATTATTGAAATAATAATAGCCTTTTTCTTTATTTCTATTCGGAACTGTGTACCAGCCTACCTTCCCATTACTTCTAGCATCAAATAGTTTATCAGATTTGCTATACTTCTCTGGTTCATAAGTGGTGTAAATACCACTATTATTTAGATCTTCGAAGACACCACACACTTGCCAATTATTGATTGAGTTTATTTTGCTATCAATAGTGTCTGTATTTAATCTTCGATATTGATTTGCTGATCTTTTGGATATTTTGAATATTTCATCGTTTTTAAACTTAGGGTCCGACGATATAATATCTACAGTTTCTAATGCTGAAGTTGAATATAGGGATTCTCCGAAAACATTAAATAAAGGGTGATACTTAAGTGGGAAGATATAAATAGGAGACTTTTCAAATTGGATAAAACTCTTTACTTCATTTTTATCAAAAAATAAACGACCATTTTCATATTGAAGAATCAAATCAGTTGTAAAGACGTCTATATCTGATAATTTCTTATCCTTAAGTTTTTTATCAAATAAAATTTTAGCCTCCTTCCTTTTGTTATTTAATAATAAATCCCACACTATACTCAAATCAGACTGACTAAAAATTGTAAACGGAAAATAAATACAAATAGCTATAATAGTGAATCTAGTCCTCATATTGGTTTGTTTAAAAATTTAGAGCAAATATAATTGGCTTGTTACATCTCAAAAAGAATAAAATAGACATATTAAAATCCTTGTACTAATATGCTCTCTCATTATTATTTTCATAATAGTTAATAAATGATTGGTTGGCTACGCGATTGCCACCTGGAGTAGCGTAGTTTCCGCTGAAATACCAGTCACCTCTATCGTTAGGGCAGGCTACTGCTAGATTCTCCAAGGTTTGAAATACTAGCTCGACTTCATAATCCGCATGATCTGGTGTCACAAGTTCAGCAGCAATTTTAGTTAATTCTTCATCATTAAATTGAGCATAAAATTCTTGAAGTATATTTTGAATTTCTGCAAATGGTTTTTGATTTTCCGATTTACATTTCTCGTAAATTTCTTCAATAAAGTCAAGCTTATTTTTTCTAGTTAAAATTTCTTTGGCAGCTCTAAACACCAACAAATCACCTAGCTTGCTCATATCTATGCCGTAGCAATCTGGATATCGAATTTGTGGAGCCGATGATACGACTATTACTTTTTTAGGTTTTAATCGACCGAGTATATTGATGATACTTTGCTTGAGTGTAGTACCTCTCACTATAGAATCATCAATGATACAAATCGTATCCCGACCTGACACTATAGAATTGTAGGTTATGTCATATACGTGAGACACTAGGGCATTGCGGCTAGAATCGTTGGTAATAAAGGTTCGCAACTTAGCATCTTTGACTATCAATTTTTCCGCACGAATTCTTCCTTCTACCAACTCGGCAGCATGGTCTTGGTCCAGAGATGAAATAATGTTGGAACGATAAATCTGTTCCAACCCCTTTATCAATCCCATATAGGCGAGCTCTGCAGTGTTAGGGATAAATGAGAATACCGTATTATTAAAATCTGCTTTAATTTTATCATAGACTATTGGAGCTAGGAGTTTTCCGAGCATTTTACGTTCACTGTATATAGCTCCATCTGTGCCGCGGGCAAAGTATATACGCTCAAAGCTACAAGACAATCGCTCTCTAGGCTCTTGAATTTTCTTGATAGAAAGAGGTTGATCATTTTTTAAAATCAAAGCATGCGCGGGAGGCAATTCATTGATTTGATTATAATCTATATTGAATGTAGTAGCAATAGCCGGTCGTTCACTAGCCACTATCGTTACTTCATCGTCCGAATAATAATGACATGGTCTAATACCACTTGGATCGCGGAAAGCAAAGGCATCTCCATAACCCAAAACTCCTGCTATATTATATCCCCCATCAAAACCTTTGACAGCTCTAGATAACAAATTTTCTATGACAAGTTCCTTTTGAATTTTGTCTGAAATTTCTTGATTATCTAGTCCTACTTTTTTATATTCATCAAATAAAGTCTGAACTTCTACATCCAAAAAATGCCCAATTTTTTCCAAGACTAATACCGTATCTGTATTTTGTCTTGGATGTTGTCCTAGATTGACGAGCTGAGCCATGAGTTCTTTGACATTGGTTAAATTAAAATTGCCAGCTAAAACCAAGTTTCTGGTAAGCCAATTGGACTTTCTGTAAAAAGGATGACAAACCTTTTCGGAATTGACACCGTGGGTTCCATATCGGAGATGACCCAAAAATACATGACCGAAAGAATCACTGTTTTGAATTAAGAACTTGGCATCATTTTTTTGCTCCTCGGTAAAATTTTCAAAATGTGCATACGATTTTTGAAAAATATGTTGCAAACTATTTGCATCTGCACTTCTTTCACGATAAATAAAGTCATGACCGAAATGTGTTTCTCGCTTAATAACAGCTATCCCCGAACCGTCCTGACCCCTATTTCTCATTTTCTCCATCATGAGATACATCTTGTCTAGAGCATAAGTAGGCGTTTTATACTTGTCAATATAGAATTGAAGTGGCTTATTTAATTTGAGGAGGGCCACTCCACATTCGTGTTTGATGCTATCGGACATTTATTCGTGTTCAGTTTATTCTGATGGTTTAGTTCATTCAGTTGGCAGTTTGTTCTTATCAACTTTTCAATTTTCCTTTCAACATATCAATTCTTATATATTTTACCAATCTTTCTCACTTTTTTTATTATCTGGTTTTGCTTTTTTGGCTTCCATTTTATTCTGTGTATTTTGTTCCTGATTCTTTAAAGCTTCTAAGAGACGCTGAGCCTGTTCCTTTGTCATTCCTTTATTTGGTTGCCTTTCCTCTTGTTTTGAATCTTCCGGCTTTTCTTGAGGTTGCCCTTCATTTGTATTATCTTTCTTCTGATCTTTATTGTCCTTATTATCTTTCTTATCTTGATTTTTCGGCTGATTATTCTTACCTCCACCTTTGTTCTTCTGTTGTTTCTTGGCGAGCGCTAAATTATACTTGGTATCCATATCATTAGGATTGAGTTTCAGTGCATTTTCATATGCTTTAATTGCCTCTGCAAGCTGATTGGATTTAAAATAAGCATTACCTATATTGTGATAAACTCTTGCTCTTGACAATTTGTTATCATTTTTATTGATACAACTTTCAAATGATTCAACAGATTCCTGAAATTTTTGTTGACTATATAGAGAATTTCCAAGATTAAAATTAGCAACCCGATTTTTAGGCTGCAGAGCTAGTGCTTTTCTATAGTTTAGTTCAGATTTTTGGAAATTATTGTTTTGATAACTTGAATTGCCTTTGCGTATCAGAGTCTTTACAGTTTTTTTGTGCTTTTCTGCTTCATTATTTTGTGATTGAGCGGAAGCTGTAAAAAGTAGCAAGAAGCTTATACTAAAAGCCCTCTTAATAAACTGATTAAAATCTATATCTGGAATGATAAATTCGATAAAAAGTAAAAATAATACGACCAAAGCAAACCAATAGAAATAACTATTAAAATTAGAAAAATCGAACTCTTCAAAATCTTTACCCTCCAATTTATTTAACTCAGAAACTACATCTTCTTCAATATTACCTTGTTGGCCCAAATGAAAGAAACCGCCATTACCAATTGAAGCTAACTTTTCTAAGACACTTCTGTTAAATGCAGTCATCACTGTATTACCTTGGTCATCTTTTTTGAATTCTCCATTACCTAAAGGTATAGGAGCACCATTTTCTTCTCCTACACCAATTGCAAAAACTTTGATGCCATTTTTCCTAGCATCTTCTATTGCTGCATTAGCTTCTCGATCATGGTCTTCACCATCCGTAATTATAACAATAGCTTTACTTTTAGAGTCCGTTAATCCTAGAGTTTTACCAGCCATACCAACTGCTTCTCCAATATTAGTACCCTGTGAAGGAAAGTTATTAGGATCTATGATAGGCAAACTCATTTTGATAGAGGTAAAATCTATCGTCAGCGGTACTTGAATATAAGAGCTACCAGCGAACAAAATTAGGCCGACTCTATCATGCTTTAGTTTGTCTAAAAACTTAGTAATAAATAGTTTCGATCTACTGATTCTGTTAGGATTAATATCTTCTGCCAACATACTATTTGAGACATCAAGCAGTAGCATAATATCGAGTCCCTGCCCTTTAATTTTTTCTCCTTTGACTCCAATCTGAGGATTGGCTATAGCTATGATTAATAAGATAAGACTTACGAAAAACAATACAAGCTTAGTTCTAATCTGAAAGGAATTCTTAAATGGGATGATATGACCGAGTATTGTAGTTTTAAAAGAATTAGCTTCAGTTTGCCTTTGCCAGCGATAATACCAAATAATTAGACCTACTAAAGGCAGTAGTAACCACAATAAATTTAGCAAATAGGAATATTGAAATCTTTGCATACACTTAAAAAGCAAATTTCAGAAAATTCGAGCTAAAAAAGGCAGAAGAAAGTCTAAAAATCGTTAAGTGTGGATATGTAAGACTACACCACTGATAAATCTGGAGGAAGTGCTGTAGAATCCTGAAAATGATGTGATTTTTCAAATGGTTTTACATAATTTTCAATGAACTGTTTTTTGTAGTCGCGATATTCCGAAATACCTCCTAAAAAGTGAAGAAGTTTGACATAAAGCCATGGTAAATCCAATTGATAAGGCAGAAAACCGCTTCTAGCACTTGTAGCAAATAGGTGGTGATTGTTATGCCATTCTCCAGCTACATATCCTGGCCATAATTGATTGATAGAGTAGTCTGCACGGTTATAGTCGGAACTACCCCAGCCTTTTTTACCCTTGCCTTTACCATGCCCTTCATAATTGAAAGTTCTGATACCTACTGCCCATACAAAGGTGCCACCGAAAATTGCACAAAGCAATCCTAACCCGCCGCCATAGGCACCTGCCCATTCTCCTAAGAAATAAAAGAAAGTGCCCCAAAAAGCCCAATTCAAAAAGGTGGAGGCCAAAACGTAACCCGGATGAGCTATAGTGCCATATTTTTTATATTGTTCATAACTATTCATGACAGTACCAGTATGTGCTATATTCTTTTTGGCTATATTATAATCCGCTTCTGACAAGTCTCTATTCATCAATTGATGATTGGTGTCTGCAAGAAAGCAGTAAAAAAAGCCTCCGAAAGCATTATAGGGATCACCTGGCTGGTCTGATTTCTCATGATGCACATGGTGGGAAACAACATACAACTCTTCTGGAATTACCTTTACAACCAAATGCTGTGAAATAAATTTCCAGAAGCTATTTTTAAACGTAAACGCATTGTGGGTAGAATAGCGATGATACCACATAGTGCCATGGCTTCCCATAAACACCATGCCATAGAAGAAGGCTATCAGTAAATTGCTTACAGATAAATATTTTGTAATTAATAATAAGAAGAATGGCATAAGTAACAAGACTAAAAGCCAAGCATACAAAGGAAACCAATTGCGCTTATCACGGAAAATATTGATTCTATAAAAATATTCAGAAAACATTTGACCCAGAGTAGGTCGAATAAAATTTCCTTGTTCATCTGCCCACTTATAGCGTGGCTCCATCAATATATAGTCGCTTAATTTCATGTTTTTAATTTGGATTTACAAAGGTATTTAAATGAAAATAAACTGGAATAAATTAAGTGTTAATTTTTTTCCGTTTTCTAGTCCCAATCTCCTTCTACCTCGTCTGATTGATACTCTTGTCGGGTCTTCCACTTAGCAATCATTCTTGCCATGTAAAGTTCTGCTATTGCTATGGAAATCTCCTTTGATGATTTATCAGCGTCAAAACATGCTTTAACTTTCGTTTCGGATATATCCGATTTATATAACAATTCTAACAATCTACTATAATCATGATCCATCAATTTCTGAATAGCATAAGCCGTGAGATATTTTAAGTTTTCATAGACCTCTTGCTCTGACATGGCTTTGATATTCGTCCATTTTTTCAGAACTCCAAAGTCCTGTTTAGCTTTATCAATCAGAAACTCATATTTGCTCAGCATCGAATTCCAACTTTTTATTTATAAAATTTCTTCGTTTCAGATAAAATAAATCGATAACAGATAATATGGCTACTAAACTATAGCTGATACTCGATGCCCAAGCTGAAGCTATGATACCATGCTGTGGCAAATAGATAAAATTAAGTCCTAAATTAAGAAGAACTCCCAACCCTAGAATAATAAGTAAGGATTTTTTGAGCCGTATGGAGAAGTAAATATTATAGTTGAAAATAAAAATAGAAAGCGTAATAAAACCGATGAGTAAAATTCTAAGGCAATTTACACCCTCTGGATTATGTTTTTTGTAATACCATAAATAAAGCCAAGGACTCATAATATAGATGACAAATGCTAAGCCTATACTAATCAACACTATAAGCATGAGCATTTTTTTAGATTTATCTAATACCGCTATTAGATTATCATTCGCTAGTATTTTCGGAAGATACAT is part of the Chitinophagales bacterium genome and harbors:
- a CDS encoding tetratricopeptide repeat protein; amino-acid sequence: MQRFQYSYLLNLLWLLLPLVGLIIWYYRWQRQTEANSFKTTILGHIIPFKNSFQIRTKLVLFFVSLILLIIAIANPQIGVKGEKIKGQGLDIMLLLDVSNSMLAEDINPNRISRSKLFITKFLDKLKHDRVGLILFAGSSYIQVPLTIDFTSIKMSLPIIDPNNFPSQGTNIGEAVGMAGKTLGLTDSKSKAIVIITDGEDHDREANAAIEDARKNGIKVFAIGVGEENGAPIPLGNGEFKKDDQGNTVMTAFNRSVLEKLASIGNGGFFHLGQQGNIEEDVVSELNKLEGKDFEEFDFSNFNSYFYWFALVVLFLLFIEFIIPDIDFNQFIKRAFSISFLLLFTASAQSQNNEAEKHKKTVKTLIRKGNSSYQNNNFQKSELNYRKALALQPKNRVANFNLGNSLYSQQKFQESVESFESCINKNDNKLSRARVYHNIGNAYFKSNQLAEAIKAYENALKLNPNDMDTKYNLALAKKQQKNKGGGKNNQPKNQDKKDNKDNKDQKKDNTNEGQPQEKPEDSKQEERQPNKGMTKEQAQRLLEALKNQEQNTQNKMEAKKAKPDNKKSEKDW
- the menB gene encoding 1,4-dihydroxy-2-naphthoyl-CoA synthase, with translation MLQKVKWQEIKKYEDILFEFYDGIGKITINRPERHNAFRPETNFDILDALDICREDTNINIVVLTGAGKKAFCSGGDQQVKGIGGYVGKDGVPRLNVLDIHKKIRSMPKPVIAMVNGYAIGGGHVLHVVCDLSIASDNAIFGQTGPKVGSFDAGFGSSFLARNVGQKKAREIWYLCEQYTAYEALDMGLVNRVVPIDFLERETIKWAKTIMKRSPMAIRMLKRGFNAELDGQLGIMEMAGDATLMFYLMEEAQEGKNAFLEKRDPDFQKYPKFP
- a CDS encoding amidophosphoribosyltransferase; its protein translation is MSDSIKHECGVALLKLNKPLQFYIDKYKTPTYALDKMYLMMEKMRNRGQDGSGIAVIKRETHFGHDFIYRERSADANSLQHIFQKSYAHFENFTEEQKNDAKFLIQNSDSFGHVFLGHLRYGTHGVNSEKVCHPFYRKSNWLTRNLVLAGNFNLTNVKELMAQLVNLGQHPRQNTDTVLVLEKIGHFLDVEVQTLFDEYKKVGLDNQEISDKIQKELVIENLLSRAVKGFDGGYNIAGVLGYGDAFAFRDPSGIRPCHYYSDDEVTIVASERPAIATTFNIDYNQINELPPAHALILKNDQPLSIKKIQEPRERLSCSFERIYFARGTDGAIYSERKMLGKLLAPIVYDKIKADFNNTVFSFIPNTAELAYMGLIKGLEQIYRSNIISSLDQDHAAELVEGRIRAEKLIVKDAKLRTFITNDSSRNALVSHVYDITYNSIVSGRDTICIIDDSIVRGTTLKQSIINILGRLKPKKVIVVSSAPQIRYPDCYGIDMSKLGDLLVFRAAKEILTRKNKLDFIEEIYEKCKSENQKPFAEIQNILQEFYAQFNDEELTKIAAELVTPDHADYEVELVFQTLENLAVACPNDRGDWYFSGNYATPGGNRVANQSFINYYENNNERAY
- a CDS encoding acyl-CoA desaturase, coding for MKLSDYILMEPRYKWADEQGNFIRPTLGQMFSEYFYRINIFRDKRNWFPLYAWLLVLLLMPFFLLLITKYLSVSNLLIAFFYGMVFMGSHGTMWYHRYSTHNAFTFKNSFWKFISQHLVVKVIPEELYVVSHHVHHEKSDQPGDPYNAFGGFFYCFLADTNHQLMNRDLSEADYNIAKKNIAHTGTVMNSYEQYKKYGTIAHPGYVLASTFLNWAFWGTFFYFLGEWAGAYGGGLGLLCAIFGGTFVWAVGIRTFNYEGHGKGKGKKGWGSSDYNRADYSINQLWPGYVAGEWHNNHHLFATSARSGFLPYQLDLPWLYVKLLHFLGGISEYRDYKKQFIENYVKPFEKSHHFQDSTALPPDLSVV